The following proteins come from a genomic window of Actinomarinicola tropica:
- a CDS encoding ABC transporter permease subunit, protein MTSSPATSSPSPRDWNAIRAIVRKDVTAVRRSKAVVIPMLAVPTLLLVVLPLAVGIAARAQTGGIERFLSDMPASLRDPIIALPAPEQLLVLVNGYLLAPLFLIVPLMVSAVLAADAFAGEKERRTMETLLHLPISNRDLFVAKLLGAYIPALAVSWGGFVLFCIVSNGVAWPVMERLFVPTWLWIVVIFWVAPAVALLGLGVMVRVSVRARSTQEANQLGGAVVLPLIFLAVGQSTGLLLVDLPIALAIGAVVWAVAIWLTARGARRFTRDELATRI, encoded by the coding sequence GTGACCTCGTCGCCCGCGACCTCCTCGCCGTCGCCCCGCGACTGGAACGCGATCCGCGCCATCGTGCGAAAGGACGTCACCGCGGTGCGCCGGTCGAAGGCCGTCGTGATCCCCATGCTCGCCGTGCCGACGCTCCTGCTCGTCGTCCTGCCCCTCGCGGTCGGCATCGCCGCCCGGGCCCAGACGGGCGGGATCGAGCGCTTCCTCTCCGACATGCCCGCCAGCCTCCGCGACCCGATCATCGCCCTGCCCGCACCCGAGCAGCTGCTCGTGCTCGTCAACGGCTACCTGCTCGCGCCGCTCTTCCTCATCGTGCCCCTGATGGTGTCGGCCGTCCTCGCCGCCGACGCGTTCGCCGGCGAGAAGGAGCGGCGCACGATGGAGACCCTCCTCCACCTGCCGATCTCCAACCGCGATCTCTTCGTCGCCAAGCTCCTCGGCGCCTACATCCCCGCCCTCGCCGTCTCCTGGGGCGGCTTCGTCCTGTTCTGCATCGTGTCCAACGGCGTGGCCTGGCCCGTGATGGAGCGGCTCTTCGTCCCGACCTGGCTGTGGATCGTCGTCATCTTCTGGGTCGCCCCCGCCGTCGCCCTGCTCGGCCTCGGGGTGATGGTGCGGGTGTCGGTGCGGGCCCGCTCCACCCAGGAGGCCAACCAGCTCGGCGGCGCGGTCGTCCTGCCGCTGATCTTCCTGGCCGTCGGCCAGTCGACGGGCCTGCTGCTCGTCGACCTCCCGATCGCGCTCGCGATCGGCGCCGTCGTGTGGGCCGTCGCGATCTGGTTGACGGCGCGCGGCGCCCGTCGCTTCACCCGCGACGAGCTGGCCACCCGGATCTGA
- a CDS encoding ABC transporter ATP-binding protein, giving the protein MPPAIRTEQLTRRFPSGVALDALDLEVYPGEVLALLGPNGAGKTTTIRLLNGVLSPDGGTASVLGLDPAVDGHAVRQRTGVLTENAGLDDRLTARENLEAVARVRGMRPPAARRRVDELLDRFGMGDRADVAVQGASTGQRKRLALARALLHDPELLFLDEPTSGLDPAATRDVVELIGSLASEHGRTVVLCTHFLGEAGRLADRMAVLHRGRLRASGRPADLAAEMWQGVPARVELSAPADARVLGLIRRIDGVLLADPTPDGARVDTLHRDVLARVVRTLVEAGIEVYAATPTPYTLEDVYFAIEERLGFETPEESGGDREPAEVVS; this is encoded by the coding sequence GTGCCCCCTGCGATCCGGACCGAGCAGCTGACCCGTCGCTTCCCGAGCGGCGTGGCGCTCGACGCCCTCGACCTCGAGGTCTACCCGGGCGAGGTCCTCGCCCTGCTCGGGCCGAACGGGGCGGGCAAGACGACGACGATCCGCCTCCTGAACGGCGTCCTCTCCCCCGACGGCGGGACGGCGAGCGTGCTCGGCCTCGACCCTGCGGTGGACGGGCACGCCGTCCGCCAGCGCACAGGGGTCCTCACCGAGAACGCCGGCCTCGACGACCGGCTGACCGCCCGGGAGAACCTCGAGGCCGTCGCCCGCGTGCGCGGCATGCGTCCCCCGGCCGCCCGTCGACGCGTCGACGAGCTGCTCGATCGCTTCGGCATGGGCGACCGGGCCGACGTGGCCGTCCAGGGCGCCTCCACCGGGCAGCGCAAGCGCCTCGCGCTCGCCCGTGCGCTCCTCCACGACCCCGAGCTGCTGTTCCTCGACGAACCGACGTCCGGGCTCGACCCGGCCGCCACCCGCGACGTCGTCGAGCTGATCGGCTCGCTGGCGTCCGAGCACGGCCGCACCGTGGTGCTGTGCACCCACTTCCTCGGCGAGGCGGGCCGGTTGGCCGACCGCATGGCCGTCCTCCACCGTGGGCGCCTCCGGGCGTCGGGGCGACCGGCCGACCTGGCGGCGGAGATGTGGCAGGGCGTGCCGGCCCGGGTCGAGCTGTCCGCCCCCGCCGACGCCCGCGTGCTCGGCCTCATCCGCCGCATCGACGGGGTGCTCCTCGCCGACCCGACGCCCGACGGTGCCCGCGTCGACACCCTCCACCGCGACGTCCTGGCCCGGGTGGTCCGCACGCTCGTCGAAGCCGGCATCGAGGTGTACGCGGCCACACCGACCCCGTACACGCTCGAGGACGTCTACTTCGCGATCGAGGAGCGCCTCGGCTTCGAGACGCCAGAGGAGTCCGGCGGCGACCGCGAGCCGGCGGAGGTGGTGTCGTGA
- a CDS encoding class I adenylate-forming enzyme family protein, with the protein MNLASIVDGHPDDDVALVADAEQVTYGELRRRAGGVRGALVAAGRRPGDRVGLVSSNDVDFVTGLLGIIGAGLVAVPLNPQSPRPEIDPELTVVGAASVLVGPSGRRLGITRAIPVAELWDHDPAPVVDVEPDDLAVLVFTSGTAGAPRAAGLTHRNLLANIEQVGAVGELARRRDDVTLGVLPMFHVFGLNVVLLPALQAGAQVVLVDQPDPAQVAGTVADRGVTTLTGPPTLWRAVAQLPPGSVPADAFATVRIAASGAATLPVEVAAAVLERFGLRVHEGYGLTETSPVVATSAGTDAPIGSIGRPLPGVEVRLVDEGGDDVLVGDVGEILVRGDNVFAGYWDDPEATASVVDGDGWLHTGDLATVDDDGHLFVVDRRKDVVIVSGFNVYPGEVESALLQHPDVVDAAVVGEPDDRTGEAVVAYVVVRPGATADAESLGDAVGERLARYKCPRAVRLVHRIPRGLGGKVQRHRLPDRAP; encoded by the coding sequence ATGAACCTCGCATCCATCGTCGACGGTCACCCCGACGACGACGTCGCGCTCGTCGCCGACGCCGAGCAGGTGACCTACGGGGAGCTGCGCCGTCGGGCCGGCGGTGTGCGTGGGGCCCTCGTCGCGGCGGGCCGACGCCCGGGCGACCGGGTGGGCCTCGTGTCGTCGAACGACGTCGACTTCGTCACGGGGCTCCTCGGCATCATCGGGGCCGGGCTGGTGGCGGTGCCGCTCAACCCCCAGAGCCCCCGACCCGAGATCGACCCCGAGCTCACCGTCGTCGGCGCCGCGTCGGTGCTGGTCGGCCCGTCCGGGCGTCGGCTCGGCATCACGCGGGCCATCCCGGTCGCCGAGCTGTGGGACCACGATCCTGCTCCTGTCGTCGACGTCGAGCCCGACGACCTCGCCGTCCTCGTGTTCACGAGCGGCACCGCCGGCGCCCCACGGGCGGCGGGGCTGACCCACCGCAACCTGCTCGCCAACATCGAGCAGGTCGGCGCGGTCGGGGAGCTCGCCCGCCGACGCGACGACGTCACCCTCGGCGTGCTGCCGATGTTCCACGTCTTCGGGCTCAACGTGGTGCTCCTTCCGGCGCTGCAAGCGGGTGCGCAGGTCGTGCTCGTCGACCAGCCCGACCCCGCCCAGGTCGCGGGGACCGTCGCCGACCGGGGCGTCACCACGCTCACCGGACCGCCCACGCTGTGGCGGGCGGTCGCCCAGCTGCCGCCGGGGTCGGTGCCCGCCGACGCCTTCGCCACCGTGCGGATCGCCGCCTCCGGCGCCGCCACGCTGCCGGTCGAGGTGGCCGCGGCGGTGCTCGAGCGGTTCGGCCTGCGGGTCCACGAGGGCTACGGCCTCACCGAGACCTCGCCCGTCGTCGCGACCTCCGCCGGCACCGACGCGCCGATCGGGTCGATCGGACGGCCCCTCCCCGGCGTCGAGGTGCGGCTCGTCGACGAGGGCGGCGACGACGTGCTCGTCGGCGACGTCGGCGAGATCCTCGTCCGGGGCGACAACGTCTTCGCCGGCTACTGGGACGACCCGGAGGCCACCGCGTCGGTGGTCGACGGCGACGGCTGGCTCCACACCGGCGACCTCGCCACCGTCGACGACGACGGCCACCTCTTCGTCGTCGACCGGCGCAAGGACGTCGTCATCGTCTCGGGGTTCAACGTGTACCCCGGCGAGGTCGAGTCGGCGCTGCTCCAGCACCCCGACGTGGTCGACGCCGCGGTCGTCGGGGAGCCCGACGACCGCACCGGCGAGGCCGTGGTCGCCTACGTCGTCGTGCGCCCCGGTGCCACCGCGGACGCCGAGTCGCTGGGCGACGCGGTCGGGGAGCGGCTGGCCCGGTACAAGTGCCCTCGCGCGGTGCGACTCGTGCACCGGATCCCACGCGGCCTCGGCGGCAAGGTGCAGCGCCACCGGCTTCCCGATCGGGCGCCCTGA